One genomic segment of Arachis duranensis cultivar V14167 chromosome 4, aradu.V14167.gnm2.J7QH, whole genome shotgun sequence includes these proteins:
- the LOC107484724 gene encoding NAD(P)H-quinone oxidoreductase subunit H, chloroplastic-like gives MTLCVRTGHFSNVNSKRETVALHKPHPDLFFSSFFFLKHSSTITQPYALSSSDHLDTFVRPLATVDDHRRPLFLSSSPRSSIFPFLSSLYRAAPCVCDGNPRPRLPIPTNRTRSGELLCYCNHPCFYIFRERELIYDLFEAATGMRMMHNFFRIGGVAADLPHGWIDKCLDFCDYFLTGVVEYQKLITRNPIFLEQVEGIGIVSGKEVINWGLSGPMLRASEIQWDLRKVENYECYGEFDWDVQWQKEGDSLARYLVRIGEMVESIKIIQQALEGIPGGPYENLEIRYFDREREPEWNDFEYRFISKKPSPTFELPKQELYVRVEAPKGELEIFLIGDQNGFPWRWKIRPATTLASPFFLLFPVNAGSMSFLIISDLSGLNAAVYEL, from the exons ATGAccttgtgcgtccgcacaggtcaCTTTTCGAACGTTAATTCGAAAAGGGAAACTGTCGCACTTCACAAGCCCCATCCcgaccttttcttttcttctttcttcttcctaaAGCACAGTAGCACCATCACCCAACCTTACGCACTCTCCAGTTCAGACCACCTAGACACCTTCGTCCGACCCCTCGCTACCGTCGATGACCACCGTCGCCctctcttcctttcttcttctcctcgcTCTTCTATATTTCCCTTTTTATCTTCTTTGTACCGTGCTGCACCATGTGTCTGCGACGGCAACCCTAGGCCACGCCTTCCAATTCCAACGAACAGAACCAGAAGCGGCGAACTTCTGTGCTACTGCAACCACCCTTGCTTCTATATTTTTAGAGAAAGAGAATTAATATATGATCTATTCGAAGCTGCGACAGGTATGAGAATGATGCATAATTTTTTCCGTATCGGGGGAGTCGCGGCCGATCTACCTCATGGTTGGATAGATAAATGTTTAGATTTCTGCGATTATTTTTTAACAGGGGTTGTTGAATATCAAAAACTTATTACGCGAAATCCCATTTTTTTAGAACAGGTTGAGGGAATAGGCATTGTTAGTGGAAAGGAAGTAAttaattggggtttatcaggaCCGATGCTTCGGGCTTCCGAAATACAATGGGATCTGCGTAAAGTTGAAAATTATGAGTGTTATGGGGAATTTGATTGGGACGTTCAATGGCAAAAAGAAGGAGATTCATTAGCTCGTTATTTAGTTCGAATTGGTGAAATGGTGGAATCCATAAAAATTATTCAACAGGCTTTGGAAGGAATTCCCGGCGGACCATATGAGAATTTAGAAATCCGTTACTTTGATAGGGAAAGGGAACCAGAATGGAATGATTTTGAATATCGATTCATTAGTAAAAAACCGTCTCCGACTTTTGAATTGCCGAAACAAGAACTTTATGTAAGAGTTGAAGCCCCCAAAGGAGAATTGGAGATTTTTCTAATAGGAGATCAGAATGGTTTTCCTTGGAGATGGAAAATTCGTCCAGCCACTACCCTCGCCTccccattttttcttctttttcccgTCAACGCAGGTTCCATGTCCTTCCTT ATTATTTCTGATTTATCTGGACTTAATGCTGCTGTGTATGAACTTTGA